From the Cryptococcus neoformans var. neoformans JEC21 chromosome 6 sequence genome, the window tggagatggacTCGGACTGGACAATCTCGTTGACACAGTATTCCTGGTTGGAAGAGTCAACCGCGCAAACGGCGGCCTTCAAAGGGTTCACCACATAGAGAATGTCGTAAAGCTCCCTGACTTCCGAGTTGTACCCGGTGGACGAAGTCAACTCGGCGTAACATTCCGAGTAGAACTTGCCAAGCCATTTCCGGATAGTCGAGTCGTCACATCCGCCTGTGCCCTTGCAGATAGACGCCAACGTGTAGTTGATCGTGTCCTCTGTAAGATTAGCGGAGGCGACCGCGGtgggcgagaaggaggcagTAGCGTTGATGAGGGGAGTGACGCATGATGAAAGGGTGGAGTCAGAGTTGAGCTCGgacaggaaggaagagcaggaggaggtgatGTTGGCCGGGATGAGGATGCTTTCTGTGGAGTTTGCGGTGCTGTTAGACTGGGGCCGGGTTAGCGCCGACACTAAGGTGCAGTCTACAGTGCACGTACCTGTGCGGAGACGGCGCcggcgagggcgagggcgaaAAGGGCGTACTTCATTGCGGCGTGCGGGTTAATGAGCGTGTGGGTGGCGGTGTGCCTTGTGAGTGAATCGGCTGGCGGATGGAGAAAGTGcttgatggatggagaaggaagaaagaaagactGAAAAGAGGCGGTCAAAGCGTCTTCCCCGTTGTCCGTATCCAAACACAAACAACAGGTGCGACGCCCAGGCCTGACATATCGCCCGCCGCCGATTAATTTTCGTCCCCTAAAATACACGTGCATCCCACGTGCACTTTCCGACACAACAGGCAAAGCGGACGCGACCGCCAAGTACCCGCCGTTCATTTTCTTTCGGCTCGTTCCCGGTCCTCGCTCGCGCGGatatctctttctctccctcttttcttgCTCGTACTTTTCACCGCCAGCTGCAACAGAGACGTCGCTCTTTCAGACTCAAACCAGGGCTTCTAGACTGCCAAGATGCCTGCAAAGCGAATGCCCCGAGTCTACCTCGTCCGCCACGGTCAGTGCTTCCGCCGTCTACCTATCAGGCCATGACTGATATCCTCGCAGGCGAGACTGAGTGGTCCTTGAACGGCAGACACGTGGGTCTCATCTGGTTCACATGCACATATCACATACTTATGTCGCCATAGACCGGTGTCACTGACATTCCCCTCACCGCCAACGGTGAGAAAATGGTCCTTGAAATGAGTCCCCGGATGATTGGCCCTGGAAGTGCGTATCTCAGCTCACCTTGCCCACGACAGCGTCTGGCTGTCCTCCCGTTTGACACTCTATGCTAACATTTCAAATGAAAGAACTCATCAACCCTGCTCATCTCCGgcacatcctcatctccccaCGCCGACGAGCTCAACGAACCGCCCAACTTGTGAGTTCCTCGTCCTAGGATTCAACGGCGACCTTTTATGGCATGGATCACTACCCGGAAACCCTTGTTTATGACATTAGCTTATCAACCCATCTCATACTAGCTCTTTGGCGAAAACGCACCCCCCGAGTGCAACATTATCACCGACCCCGAGGTTGCTGAATGGGACTATGGAGCGTACGAGGGAATGCTTTCCAAGGATATCAAAAAGGAAGCGCCCAACTGGAGCATCTGGGACGACGGGTTAGTCACTCACTCATACCCCTCTTCCCATATATACTCACTCATACCCACTTTGAACCCAGCTGCCCGCCCGGTGAGACCCCCGGGGAATCCCCCGCACAAATGTCCGCTCGGGTCGACCGTGTCATCGCCAAAGTCCGAGCTCTCCACGCAGAGGCCGAAAATGCGGCTGAGAATGCAGACGAGGTCGACTATTCCGACGTCATGATCTTCTCTCATGGCCACTTTTCTAGGTGTTTCATTGCGAGATGGTGTGACTTGCCCATCAAGGCTGGCTACCATTTTGCTGCCGAAGCTGGAGGTGTGagtttccttttttcttttttttccgtGGAGTAGTATGGtaaaagaggatggagcgCTAATGTTGGGACGTAGCTTGCTGTTTTGGGTTACCAACACAAGTCCCTCAAGGAGCCTTGTAAGTAATACCGCGTGACCCCGCAGACTGGAGCGGACGCTCATTGATGTTTACAGCTCTTCTCGGTCTCAACTGGTACACCGAGGATGCTCTTGAGCGCCGTTAAAATGACTCTGCTCTCTACTCAACAGCCAAGTCGATGGCTGGCAGAAAAGAGGTGAAGACCTCACAGAAGGTCCAAAGAGTGAATAGAAATAGCCCGTCATTATCTGTAGACCGCGTCATAATGAACTATCGTGTATGCAACACTACAGCTTGGAGCAGACTGCAATGTCGATCACCGCCGTGTACGTAGTATGAGAGCAGATTCCGGTCTTCAGTTGTGATTACGTGGTAGCCGCTATCCACGGACCACCGAACGGCTGAACCCGCGTACATCACCTCCCGTGCCTGACTCCACTATCGACGACCAGCCAGCTGGCGGACAATTAACGAATATCGAACGCATAACACCAGTTTCTATTTGTCTTTCCACTCTTAATGCTTTAACCCAGGAATCAGTGCTCCTCAAACAATGCCAAGCGACAGCGAAAATGCCCCAAGCCCAGCATCCAAAGCGTTTGCAGACCGTCTAGCCAAATACGCCTACgtctcaacctcttcttcgccttcaccTCGGATGAACCCTCTCAGACGCTCCACACGATCACAAACCTCAATTTCAGACGCCGCTAAGCCGTCTATACCTTTAACAACATCTCAAGAGAGGATATACGATAGAGGATCACCCCTGAAAAAAGTagcttcatcctcgtcttcttccatatcGTTGTCCGCGACAAAGAAGCGCTCAGCAAAATCAATCTCAaaggaggacgacgagTTTCAAGATGTCGATACTGAAAAAGAGaccgatgatgaggattaCAAAGGAGGGAGATTAAATTCGGGGAATCTGAAAGGCGGGGGAAAATCAccgatgaagaaaggaatCAAGAAGCCAAGGGGTTACGCTGCTCCCGAAATGTATGAGCATCTCAGACCGCTGAATGACCTGTTAGTTAAGGGACAAGATTGTGAGTGGTACCTCCTAAACCCGTTGAAAAGGCTCCTGTATCTGGTGTGTTCAAAAAGGGACGATCGGGACTTGGAAAGCTAATACAGTGCATTTTTGGTGGCAGTGGTGTTTTGTGGTATCAAGTGAGTCTTTGGTCCACTTTATCCCTTCCGGACATTTGATTTCAAGTACAAGACTGACAAACTATCTACTGTAGTCCAGGTGGGACAAGTGTCTCAATATATATGGTCCCAAGGGTCTCACAAGACGAATAGGGAAAATGTCTTCTACTTTGGGCCATCATTTCGCCCATCCAACCAACAAGTTTTGGGTACGTATTGTGACTCCCAGTTTGTCCATGGTCTTTCCAAGCTTTAATTTTGACAATACCACCGTTTTGCACCATTATATAGAAAGCTCTTTATCAGTCGGGTGAGACTCCCTATAACTTCATCGTACGAACATAGGATAATGTTAATTCGTAATCTCCAACAGGGCTTACTTCAAGATTGATGTCGCCAACTGAAGACTATAAAGTCGTTGACGAGTATAACTATGGTCTCGTGCGTCTGCGTGTCGGCTGCTATTTTCCTAGTTTCTTTGAGATCTAACACCTTTTGCAGACCAATCTTGTGGGCAGACCGACTTCCGAGGTACGTTCGCAGTCTTCTACTACGCAATGTTCGGCACTAATCACAAGAACTCTAAAttccctccttcaacaATAACGGTACAGCAAAGTGAATTATCTACCCTGGAAATGAAGCTGAACACTATCAACTTGTTACAAAAGTTCATAAAATACCAGCCCAGTGTCGTCTGTTTtgtggggaagaagatctgGGATGTATTTGAGAGTGTAGTTGGGAAGACGGCCGAGTTTGACGAGACTGTGAAACAAAAGGTCAAGCTGGAGGGTGAAGttgaaaatggagaaggcAGCGGTGACgggggaaaaggaaggagcgTGATGACACTCGCTCCGACACCGGAAAGAGGAACGGTCAAGATCGAGCCGGCCGAACTGGGTGATCAGCCGTCCCTACTTCCACTCTCGGCCAGTCCATCGAAAACCCCGCAACTTACACCGGCCCAAACTGCTTCACTCTCTCCAGCCAAAGCTAGAGCGAAAAAAGGAGCTATCAAGCCTCCAAAAACACCCTTTAGCTTCTCCCAACCTCGTGCACTGAGAATTCCGCATCCTCCTGAAGACAATGGAGGTGAAATCAAGTATACGTATTTCTTTGTGGTACCGAGTACTTCGGGGCTGGAAAGGACACCTGTGAGTCACGGCCAATCCCCCAAGGGTGTTGTTATCAGGTCTATTGACCGATGTGAAAGTTTCCGGAACAAGTGGCCAATTTTGCAGCCCTCAAGGCATTGGTGGATGAGCTGAAAAAGGGTAGATCCCTGCAGGGCGATTTTCTGAATATCAGCGTGGAAGGTGTAGAGGGGACTGTGGAAGATATGCGGCGGGCAGCTATCTTAAAAAATGCTCTATGATTAAGCATACCGCATGGGCGTACAACTGGTTTGGAACTTCATATATGCGGCCGAATTGTTAATATCTTGCTGCCATGGCTAAGAAAATCTTTCAATATTTGTACAGTTAAAGACTCAgtaagatgaagacgacaGCGTCAGACTGTTATGTGCCATGCCTCAATGAAAGGCCTTGTAAATGCATGCGTAAGAGAAAGATCCTTTGAAATCACGATGGAGATGTCCTAAACCCGAGTCAAGGCCCTCCAATCTATCCCATACTCAAAGAGTATGAGACATAAATGAGCCTCCGGCTTATATCAAAGTCAGGATTGCAAACCAGACATGCTAGTTTGCAATGGTCTTTTGTATACCCCTCCAATGGGTACCGCCAATAGATGAGAGCTAGAGGCAGGGGGCACGAGGGTTACTCGGCTATGGAGGGGAGCAAGGCGAGAAAGATCGGCTTTAAGTGAACGAACAGATTGACTGtttgatgattgatgacCGAAATAGCTTGCATTTGCTGTTGATAAACTGAGAGGGAAAGATATGGGATCCGTAAATGCCAAGAGCCGATAACAAAAGCTGTGATCATTACTCTATGTCGAGGTAtcgagaaaaaaaaaaaagacaaagcCACCGAGTTGCGCTCGCTCGCGGACATCTTTTTGACGGTCGGGATTAAAGCAACAAAACGCGTTCTAAAAATTTGTTCTGATACAGAATTACGTAAAAGAATACAAAAAGCTGATTGCCTCAGGTTGTCAGGCACTGGTCCGGTGCCTTTGGGCTTTGGCCGGCATTTGATGCATGATCCCATCAGTCGTACACATTCCGCCCAGAAACATTCTTGacatctttttcttttactcccctcttcccccagCAACCATGTCCCATCTCGCTCCCACATCCCTCGTCCGCCCTCACAAAACGTCCATGGCGGAGCTCAAATTACGTCGTCTGAACGAACACAATGCCCGGCTTCGAGAAGACCTCGCCCGGCCCCGAGTCAGAGTCAGTGAAGCTTCCATCAGTTTGATCAAGTACTGCTCGAACACAAAAGACCCTCTTTTGCCATCGGTCTGGGGACCTCCTGGGAAGGGGGAAGACCCCTATGCACCTCCAGATACTGGGTGCTGCATTAGTAAGTGCCCACCACTGTGTACTGAGGGGAAAGCGCCAGCTCATTCATTACCGCCTCAGTCATGTAGCCCAGGCCTAGGCTtgtccttcatcttcgcaTCGACCGCTTGACTCCTCATAATACCATCAACCAAGCCGAAATACATTGTAACCTACACTCAACCTCTTGTAACATCTACATTATCACATCGTTGTAATCACCACGCTTGACATCTCCGTTAGTCAGCACTCAAATAACTGCTGCGcacccatcatcacccattagagaaagaagagagaaaagaataGAATTGAAGAACCATGACTGGGATCGgacgaaggaggaggaagaggacatcATCTATCTTGGGCTTTTAGGACACTTTATCGGACCTTTTATATGTACTAGTGGGC encodes:
- a CDS encoding expressed protein, producing MSSTLGHHFAHPTNKFWKALYQSGLTSRLMSPTEDYKVVDEYNYGLTNLVGRPTSEQSELSTLEMKLNTINLLQKFIKYQPSVVCFVGKKIWDVFESVVGKTAEFDETVKQKVKLEGEVENGEGSGDGGKGRSVMTLAPTPERGTVKIEPAELGDQPSLLPLSASPSKTPQLTPAQTASLSPAKARAKKGAIKPPKTPFSFSQPRALRIPHPPEDNGGEIKYTYFFVVPSTSGLERTPFPEQVANFAALKALVDELKKGRSLQGDFLNISVEGVEGTVEDMRRAAILKNAL